From Bacillus basilensis, a single genomic window includes:
- the panB gene encoding 3-methyl-2-oxobutanoate hydroxymethyltransferase, protein MKTKTDFLKMKEQGEPITMLTAYDYPSAKLAEEAEVDMILVGDSLGMVVLGYDSTVPVTVEDMIHHTKAVRRGAKETFIVTDMPFMSYHVSLQDTMVNARRIVQESGAHALKVEGAGEVISTIHYLTNAGIPVVAHLGLTPQSVGVLGGYKVQGKDAESAKKLIEDAKKCEEAGAIALVLECVPMQLAELISEQLTIPTIGIGAGQKVDGQVLVYHDLISYGVNRVPKFVKQYTSVQEEIVRGISQYVAEVKTGQFPEEKHSFTMKEEECLALYGGNQ, encoded by the coding sequence TTGAAAACAAAAACAGATTTTTTGAAAATGAAAGAGCAAGGTGAGCCGATTACAATGCTAACGGCGTATGATTATCCATCTGCAAAATTAGCAGAAGAAGCTGAAGTTGATATGATTCTAGTTGGAGATTCTCTCGGGATGGTTGTACTTGGCTACGATTCAACAGTACCTGTAACAGTAGAGGATATGATTCATCATACGAAAGCTGTACGCCGCGGAGCAAAAGAGACGTTTATTGTAACTGATATGCCATTTATGTCGTATCATGTGTCGTTACAAGATACGATGGTGAATGCACGCCGCATCGTTCAAGAGAGTGGTGCCCATGCACTGAAGGTAGAAGGTGCGGGAGAAGTGATATCGACTATTCACTATTTGACGAATGCGGGAATTCCTGTCGTGGCGCACTTAGGTTTAACTCCTCAATCTGTAGGAGTGCTAGGTGGATATAAAGTACAAGGAAAAGACGCTGAAAGTGCAAAAAAATTAATAGAAGATGCGAAGAAATGTGAGGAAGCTGGTGCAATTGCACTCGTGTTAGAGTGTGTACCAATGCAGTTAGCAGAACTTATTTCAGAGCAATTAACAATTCCAACAATCGGGATTGGGGCAGGACAAAAAGTAGATGGGCAAGTGCTTGTTTATCATGATCTTATCTCATACGGCGTAAATCGTGTTCCTAAATTTGTGAAGCAATATACGTCTGTTCAAGAGGAGATTGTGCGCGGAATTTCACAATACGTTGCTGAAGTAAAGACAGGACAATTTCCAGAAGAAAAACATTCGTTCACAATGAAAGAGGAAGAATGCTTAGCGTTATACGGAGGAAACCAATAA
- a CDS encoding cupredoxin domain-containing protein, with product MSINKWLFRFIGLLVMSVGMITFSSFHAYASVNTVTQPIDSTKVIEVELNDDYFRPNVITIPIKESTTLLLKNKGKNEHTFTVKKLDIDVVVESGKEKSITVKPKSTGTYELICRYHLLKGMEGKVIVK from the coding sequence ATGTCTATAAACAAATGGTTATTTCGATTCATCGGTTTGCTTGTGATGAGTGTAGGGATGATAACTTTTAGCTCCTTCCATGCATATGCCTCAGTTAACACCGTAACACAACCTATCGATTCAACGAAAGTAATTGAGGTCGAACTAAACGATGATTACTTTCGTCCAAACGTCATCACGATTCCAATTAAAGAGTCAACAACATTGTTATTAAAAAACAAAGGTAAGAATGAACATACCTTTACAGTAAAAAAACTCGATATTGATGTCGTAGTCGAGTCGGGAAAAGAAAAAAGCATTACAGTGAAACCTAAAAGTACTGGTACATATGAATTAATATGTCGGTACCATCTCCTGAAAGGAATGGAGGGCAAAGTAATCGTCAAATAA
- a CDS encoding biotin--[acetyl-CoA-carboxylase] ligase, translating into MQSTIRKQLLQVFSEADGEFVSGQTISDKLGCSRTAVWKHMEDLRNEGYELEAVRRLGYRIASKPDKVTANEIQLGLQTKHIGRTVYFEESVESTQHIAAKLAYEGVEEGTIVVAEEQTAGRGRLSRKWHSPKGTGIWMSIILRPSIPVHHAPQLTLLAAVSVAQAIEKCTGVNVGIKWPNDILIQGKKAVGILTEMQADPDKINAVIMGIGINANQKQEHFDEEIQHIATSLAIEAGKPIVRAELMQQIFLQLEKLYEEYLQNGFSVIKILWESYAVSIGKEITARTMRQSITGLAKGITEEGVLLLEDHEGKVHHIHSADIEIK; encoded by the coding sequence ATGCAATCTACTATAAGAAAGCAGTTATTGCAAGTTTTTTCTGAAGCGGATGGCGAGTTTGTATCTGGCCAAACGATTAGTGATAAACTTGGTTGCTCGAGAACCGCTGTGTGGAAACATATGGAGGACCTTCGTAATGAGGGCTACGAACTTGAAGCTGTACGTCGATTAGGCTATCGAATTGCGAGTAAGCCGGACAAAGTGACTGCGAATGAAATTCAGTTAGGATTACAAACGAAACATATTGGTAGAACAGTGTATTTTGAAGAGTCTGTTGAATCTACGCAGCATATTGCAGCAAAACTTGCTTATGAAGGTGTAGAAGAAGGAACAATTGTTGTGGCAGAAGAACAAACAGCGGGTAGAGGTCGTTTAAGTAGAAAATGGCATTCACCAAAAGGGACAGGAATTTGGATGAGTATTATTTTACGTCCGTCAATCCCGGTTCATCATGCACCACAACTTACTTTGTTAGCGGCTGTTAGCGTTGCGCAAGCAATTGAAAAATGTACGGGTGTAAACGTAGGAATAAAATGGCCAAATGATATTTTAATTCAAGGGAAAAAGGCTGTAGGTATATTAACAGAAATGCAGGCGGATCCTGATAAAATCAATGCTGTCATTATGGGGATTGGTATTAATGCGAATCAAAAACAAGAACATTTTGATGAGGAAATTCAGCATATTGCTACTTCTTTGGCGATTGAAGCAGGTAAGCCAATTGTTCGTGCAGAGCTTATGCAACAAATCTTTTTACAACTAGAAAAATTATATGAAGAGTATTTACAAAATGGTTTCTCTGTCATTAAAATCCTTTGGGAAAGCTACGCTGTGAGCATAGGGAAAGAAATTACCGCTCGAACGATGCGACAGTCGATTACAGGGCTAGCAAAAGGAATTACAGAAGAGGGTGTATTACTTCTAGAGGACCATGAAGGAAAAGTACATCACATTCATTCTGCGGATATCGAAATTAAGTAA
- a CDS encoding DUF5590 domain-containing protein, with translation MKKWIFTIIIVIVASGIYGAYVYNKAMEKKLPKEAKSVEIAKEKAKLTKVKSVDYYNGESSYTVVQGTDEKGEQLIVWVPEKKGETIVRKKSEGISEKEALQRTIEQVGDDSKEPKSKPKEILKVKLGVENNIPLWEVTYIDDDNRYSYYNLAFQDGQFLKRYSIEK, from the coding sequence ATGAAAAAGTGGATCTTTACAATCATTATCGTAATCGTTGCTAGCGGAATATATGGGGCGTATGTTTATAATAAAGCAATGGAAAAGAAACTTCCTAAAGAGGCAAAATCTGTAGAAATTGCGAAAGAAAAGGCAAAGCTTACAAAAGTAAAATCTGTTGATTATTATAACGGAGAATCTTCATATACAGTCGTACAAGGTACAGATGAAAAAGGAGAACAACTTATCGTTTGGGTGCCTGAGAAAAAAGGGGAAACAATAGTAAGGAAAAAGAGTGAAGGTATTTCTGAAAAAGAGGCTTTACAAAGAACGATTGAACAAGTCGGAGATGACAGTAAAGAGCCCAAAAGTAAGCCTAAAGAAATTTTAAAAGTAAAATTAGGCGTTGAAAACAATATACCACTATGGGAAGTTACATATATTGATGATGACAATCGTTATAGTTACTACAATCTTGCATTTCAAGATGGTCAGTTTTTAAAACGATATAGCATTGAAAAATAG
- a CDS encoding YpmA family protein, producing the protein MDKKIEVLSTTRIKYSSDLYKIVDSLNRTLKEQDLMFGLALDEKDKETAVFTIYRT; encoded by the coding sequence ATGGATAAGAAAATCGAAGTGCTATCAACGACGCGTATTAAATATTCGTCTGACTTGTATAAAATTGTTGATAGCTTGAATCGTACGTTAAAAGAGCAGGACCTCATGTTCGGATTAGCATTAGACGAAAAAGATAAAGAAACAGCTGTATTTACGATTTACAGAACGTAG
- the panC gene encoding pantoate--beta-alanine ligase has protein sequence MKIVTTVQEMQQITNELRTSGKSIGFVPTMGYLHEGHATLLRKAREENEIVVLSVFVNPLQFGPNEDLDRYPRDIDRDENVAKENGVDYLFYPSVEEMYPVEQTTTVEVVKRTDVLCGKQRPGHFAGVATVLMKLFNITLPTRAYFGMKDAQQVAVIEGFVADFNIPVTIVPVDIVREEDGLAKSSRNVYLSQKEREEAPHLYRSLCIAKERIEAGERNSEIITTLVKEYIATYTKGTVDYADLYAYPSLQVMDKIEGRIILAIAVKFDNVRLIDNITLKVN, from the coding sequence ATGAAAATCGTAACGACAGTGCAAGAGATGCAGCAAATTACAAACGAATTGCGTACAAGTGGAAAAAGTATTGGTTTTGTTCCAACGATGGGTTATTTACATGAAGGGCATGCGACTTTATTACGTAAGGCAAGAGAAGAAAATGAAATTGTAGTTTTAAGCGTGTTTGTCAATCCGCTACAGTTTGGGCCGAATGAAGATTTAGATCGATACCCTCGTGATATTGATAGAGATGAGAATGTAGCAAAAGAAAACGGTGTAGATTATTTATTTTATCCGAGCGTAGAAGAAATGTATCCAGTAGAACAAACGACAACGGTAGAAGTTGTGAAGCGTACCGATGTATTATGCGGTAAACAAAGACCTGGTCATTTCGCTGGTGTTGCGACTGTATTAATGAAACTATTTAATATTACATTGCCAACGCGTGCTTATTTCGGTATGAAAGATGCACAGCAAGTTGCTGTCATTGAAGGATTTGTCGCTGATTTTAATATTCCGGTTACCATCGTACCAGTTGATATTGTAAGGGAAGAAGATGGATTAGCGAAAAGTTCTCGTAACGTGTATTTATCACAAAAAGAGCGTGAAGAGGCTCCTCATTTATACCGCAGCCTATGTATAGCGAAAGAAAGAATTGAGGCAGGCGAACGTAATTCAGAAATCATTACAACTCTTGTGAAAGAGTATATTGCGACGTATACGAAAGGCACCGTAGATTATGCTGATTTATATGCCTATCCTTCATTACAAGTAATGGATAAAATTGAAGGACGAATTATTTTAGCAATTGCAGTCAAATTTGATAATGTACGATTAATTGACAATATAACATTAAAGGTGAACTAA
- the dinG gene encoding ATP-dependent DNA helicase DinG, translating into MSKRYVVVDLETTGNSWKDGKDKITQIAAVVVEDGEILEIFSSFINPKREIPPFITELTGIDEGMVKQAPLFQDVAPMVVELLQGAAFVAHNVHFDWNFLTEELRQAGYTEVHCPKVDTVELAQILLPTADSYKLRDLAKQHELEHDQPHRADSDALATAELFLQFLNEIEKLPLVTLQSLYELSDVFQSDIADVLSENILKKMMHGKKAAEGYEVYRNIALRKRNYSLNLSETCSSKFDAFLHKTIDKLALNMPKFEKRESQQIMMKEIYTALRDSRFSLIEAGTGTGKTLAYLLPSIYFAKKKEEPVIISTQTVQLQQQILEKEIPLLQKIMPFSFEVALLKGRKHYLCLHKFEYALQEEEKNYDMALTKAKILVWLLQTETGDRDELNIPEGGKLLWNRICSDVHSPGGMQSNWFSRCFYQRAKNKALFADIVITNHALLFQDFSSEEPLFASCEHIIFDEAHHIEEAASRTLGEQFSCMYFQLVLSRLGTLETDDILSKVYKMMKKSEQASRSTFRMVSHSLKELKFDADELFQMLRAFIFKQTKQEQGISNMPLIYRYNTEVEKGKLWDSITELTNRFVYDIRKLLTTLEKQVDILQSKIEWEMHVVTGEFMHLIELLRKMAQALQLLILEKNSYVTWMETETKGTIHSTVLYGQPVHIGERFADEFLTQKKSVIFTSATLTVNDSFAYIKEELGLHDFAPNTLQVPSPFRFEEQMKLMVSTDVPFIKKASNEEYIESVSAHIAKIAKATKGRMLVLFTSYEMLKEAYTNLKNDEELEGYLLLTQSVNNKSRSRLIRKFQEFDKSILLGTSSFWEGIDIPGDALSCLVIVRLPFTPPHQPMIEAKGEWLKNQGEDVFAKLALPQAILRFKQGFGRLIRTSTDTGTVFVLDRRLTSSSYGKHFLQSIPTVPLYEGSLEELLEQLKERPTE; encoded by the coding sequence ATGAGTAAGCGTTATGTCGTTGTGGATTTAGAGACGACAGGGAACTCCTGGAAGGATGGGAAGGATAAAATTACCCAAATTGCAGCTGTTGTAGTGGAAGATGGAGAGATATTGGAGATTTTTTCATCTTTTATTAATCCGAAGAGAGAGATTCCACCATTTATTACAGAACTAACAGGGATTGATGAGGGTATGGTTAAGCAAGCCCCGTTATTTCAAGATGTAGCCCCGATGGTTGTTGAGCTATTACAAGGTGCAGCTTTCGTTGCACATAACGTTCACTTTGATTGGAATTTTTTAACGGAAGAATTAAGGCAGGCTGGATATACAGAAGTACATTGTCCAAAAGTTGATACAGTTGAGTTGGCACAAATTCTATTGCCGACGGCTGATAGTTATAAATTACGTGATTTAGCTAAACAACATGAACTAGAGCACGATCAACCGCATCGTGCGGATAGTGATGCTCTTGCTACAGCGGAATTGTTTTTACAATTTTTAAATGAAATTGAAAAGTTACCACTTGTCACCTTGCAATCGCTTTATGAATTGAGCGATGTTTTTCAAAGTGATATTGCGGATGTACTTTCTGAAAATATTTTAAAGAAAATGATGCATGGTAAAAAAGCGGCAGAGGGGTATGAAGTGTATCGAAATATTGCGCTTCGAAAACGGAATTATTCTTTAAATCTCAGTGAAACATGTTCATCTAAATTTGATGCTTTTTTGCATAAGACAATCGATAAACTTGCATTGAATATGCCAAAGTTTGAAAAAAGAGAAAGCCAACAAATTATGATGAAGGAAATATATACAGCACTAAGAGATTCTAGGTTTTCCCTAATTGAAGCAGGAACAGGAACAGGGAAGACTCTTGCATATTTACTTCCAAGTATTTATTTTGCAAAGAAAAAAGAAGAACCTGTCATCATAAGTACCCAAACTGTACAACTGCAACAGCAAATACTAGAAAAAGAAATTCCATTATTACAGAAAATAATGCCATTTTCATTTGAAGTAGCTCTTTTGAAGGGAAGAAAGCATTATCTTTGCCTACATAAATTTGAATATGCTTTGCAAGAGGAAGAGAAAAATTATGATATGGCGCTCACAAAGGCAAAAATTTTAGTGTGGTTATTACAAACGGAAACTGGCGATCGGGATGAATTAAATATTCCTGAGGGCGGAAAGTTACTTTGGAACCGTATTTGTAGTGATGTACATAGTCCGGGCGGGATGCAAAGTAACTGGTTTAGTCGTTGTTTTTATCAACGAGCAAAGAATAAAGCGTTATTTGCAGATATCGTTATTACAAATCATGCGTTATTATTTCAAGATTTTTCAAGTGAAGAACCATTGTTTGCTTCATGTGAACATATTATTTTTGATGAGGCTCATCATATCGAGGAAGCGGCGAGTAGAACATTAGGTGAACAGTTCTCCTGTATGTATTTCCAACTAGTTTTATCTCGTCTTGGTACGCTAGAAACAGATGATATACTTTCTAAGGTATATAAAATGATGAAAAAATCAGAACAAGCCTCTCGTTCGACTTTCCGGATGGTGAGTCATAGTTTGAAGGAATTGAAATTTGATGCGGATGAGCTATTCCAAATGTTACGTGCGTTCATCTTTAAACAAACAAAGCAGGAACAAGGGATAAGCAATATGCCACTCATTTATCGATATAACACAGAAGTAGAGAAAGGTAAGTTATGGGATAGCATTACCGAGTTAACAAATCGTTTTGTATATGATATAAGAAAATTATTGACTACACTTGAGAAGCAAGTTGATATATTGCAAAGTAAAATAGAATGGGAAATGCATGTTGTTACTGGTGAATTTATGCATTTAATTGAGTTGTTGAGAAAGATGGCACAAGCTTTACAATTACTCATTTTAGAAAAAAATTCATATGTGACATGGATGGAGACTGAAACGAAGGGAACTATTCATTCAACTGTTTTATATGGGCAACCTGTTCATATTGGTGAAAGGTTTGCTGATGAATTTTTAACACAGAAAAAGAGTGTTATTTTCACATCAGCAACGTTAACAGTAAACGATTCATTTGCCTATATAAAAGAAGAGCTAGGTTTACATGATTTTGCTCCTAATACATTACAGGTTCCGTCACCATTCCGTTTTGAAGAACAGATGAAATTAATGGTTTCAACTGATGTGCCTTTTATTAAGAAAGCAAGTAATGAAGAATATATTGAATCTGTGTCAGCACATATTGCAAAAATAGCGAAAGCTACAAAAGGTAGAATGCTCGTTTTATTCACCTCGTATGAGATGTTGAAAGAAGCGTATACGAATTTGAAAAATGACGAGGAGTTAGAAGGGTATTTATTATTAACGCAAAGTGTGAATAATAAGAGCCGAAGTCGTCTCATTCGTAAGTTTCAAGAGTTCGACAAATCAATTTTGTTAGGAACAAGTAGTTTTTGGGAAGGGATCGATATACCTGGAGATGCCCTTAGTTGTCTTGTAATTGTCCGGCTTCCCTTTACGCCTCCTCATCAACCGATGATAGAAGCAAAAGGAGAATGGTTAAAAAATCAAGGAGAGGACGTATTCGCTAAGTTAGCACTCCCGCAAGCGATACTGCGTTTCAAACAAGGGTTTGGTCGTCTCATTAGAACGAGTACAGATACTGGAACAGTATTTGTATTAGATCGTCGTTTGACAAGCTCTTCCTATGGGAAACATTTTTTGCAATCAATTCCAACTGTCCCGCTCTATGAAGGCTCTTTAGAAGAATTGTTAGAACAATTAAAGGAACGGCCAACTGAATAA
- the panD gene encoding aspartate 1-decarboxylase — translation MFRTMMRAKLHRATVTEANLNYVGSITIDEDLMDAVNIVENEKVQIVNNNNGARLETYVIKGERGSGVVCLNGAAARLVQPGDKVIIICYGLVAEENIHKQEPKIAVLDDDNQIIEMLGAEKAGTIL, via the coding sequence ATGTTTCGCACAATGATGAGAGCGAAGTTACATCGCGCAACAGTAACAGAAGCAAATTTAAATTATGTAGGTAGTATTACAATTGATGAAGATTTAATGGATGCAGTAAATATTGTAGAAAATGAAAAAGTACAAATTGTAAATAACAATAATGGTGCTCGCTTAGAGACATATGTTATTAAAGGAGAACGCGGTAGCGGTGTTGTTTGTTTAAATGGTGCAGCTGCAAGGCTGGTACAGCCAGGGGATAAAGTTATTATTATTTGCTACGGTTTAGTGGCAGAAGAAAATATTCATAAACAAGAGCCGAAAATTGCAGTATTAGACGATGATAATCAAATTATTGAAATGTTAGGTGCTGAAAAAGCGGGTACGATATTATAA